Proteins encoded in a region of the Tachyglossus aculeatus isolate mTacAcu1 chromosome 11, mTacAcu1.pri, whole genome shotgun sequence genome:
- the LDHD gene encoding probable D-lactate dehydrogenase, mitochondrial, producing the protein MAFKLLRGACRGLGPGRSYHPRGRQAQVNGDFVEALKEVVGSSNVSTATAVREQHGHDESMHRCSAPDVVVWPQNVEQVSQLAGLCSGCDVPIIPFGTGTGLEGGVSAVRGGVCFNLTRMDRILELNSEDFSVTVEPGVTRKALNSYLRDKGLWFPVDPGADASLCGMAATSASGTNAVRYGTMRENVLNLEVVLPDGRILHTAGQGRHFRKSAAGYHLTGLFVGSEGTLGLITKATLRLHGIPESTVAAVCSFPSAQAAVDSTVQVLQSGIPVARIEFLDDVMMDACNRHSGLNYPVAPTLFLEFHGSHQGLEEQVRNTEEITQLNGGSDFAWSREPEERSRLWAARHNAWYAALALRPGCRGYATDVCVPISKLPEILVQAKEDLRTSGLTGPIAGHVGDGNFHCIMVFDPEDADERRRVQEFVEQLGRRALALGGTCTGEHGIGLGKRQLLQEEVGRVGIEVMGLLKVALDPKNIMNPGKVL; encoded by the exons ATGGCATTCAAGCTACTGCGAGGAGCCTGCCGGGGGCTCGGCCCTGGCAGGAGCTACCACCCCCGGGGCCggcag GCCCAGGTGAACGGGGACTTCGTGGAAGCCCTGAAGGAGGTGGTAGGAAGCTCTAACGTGTCTACGGCAACCGCTGTCCGGGAGCAGCATGGCCACGATGAATCCATGCACAG ATGCAGCGCCCCAGATGTGGTGGTCTGGCCGCAGAATGTGGAACAGGTCAGCCAGTTGGCTGGACTGTGCTCTGGCTGTGATGTTCCAATCATCCCCTTTGGCACCGGCACAGGCCTTGAGGGGGGCGTCAGCGCCGTGAGG GGTGGTGTCTGCTTCAACCTGACTCGCATGGACCGCATCCTCGAGCTGAACTCTGAAGATTTCTCGGTGACCGTGGAGCCCGGCGTCACCCGCAAAGCCCTCAACTCATACCTGCGGGACAAAGGCCTCTGGTTCCCTGTTG ATCCTGGAGCCGACGCCTCCCTGTGTGGCATGGCGGCCACGAGTGCCTCGGGCACCAACGCGGTGCGATACGGGACCATGCGGGAGAACGTCCTCAACCTGGAGGTGGTGCTGCCCGACGGGCGCATCCTGCACACAGCCGGCCAGGGCCGCCACTTTCG GAAAAGTGCTGCCGGATACCACCTGACGGGTCTGTTTGTGGGCTCTGAGGGGACCCTGGGGCTGATCACCAAGGCCACGTTGCGGCTCCACGGCATCCCCGAATCCACCGTCGCCGCGGTCTGCTCTTTTCCGAGCGCCCAGGCGGCAGTGGACAGCACCGTGCAAGTCCTTCAGTCTGGGATCCCGGTGGCCCGCATCg AGTTCTTAGATGATGTCATGATGGACGCCTGCAACCGACACAGCGGCCTGAACTATCCCGTGGCTCCTACCCTCTTTCTGGAGTTCCACGGCTCCCATCAGGGCCTAGAGGAGCAGGTCCGAAATACAG AGGAGATCACCCAGCTGAACGGCGGCTCGGACTTCGCTTGGTCGAGGGAGCCCGAGGAGCGAAGCCGGCTCTGGGCTGCCCGCCACAACGCCTGGTACGCAGCCCTGGCCCTCCGCCCTGGCTGCAGG GGTTATGCCACGGACGTCTGTGTCCCCATCTCGAAGCTCCCGGAAATCCTGGTGCAGGCCAAAGAAGATCTGAGGACATCTGGACTCACAG gccccatCGCTGGGCATGTGGGAGACGGGAACTTTCACTGCATTATGGTGTTTGACCCTGAGGACGCAGACGAGCGCCGCAGGGTCCAAGAGTTTGTGGAGCAGCTGGGCAG gCGAGCCCTGGCCCTGGGGGGAACCTGCACTGGGGAGCACGGCATCGGCCTGGGCAAGCGCCAGCTGCTGCAGGAGGAGGTCGGCCGTGTGGGCATCGAGGTCATGGGGCTGCTCAAGGTGGCGTTGGACCCCAAGAACATCATGAACCCTGGCAAGGTACTCTGA